CATGAAAATTTAGGCCTTCGAAAGTTTGTCTCATCTCACTCACTATTTAAAGGCGTCATTGGCCAATCTTCTAAAGCAAACCAGTTGTCTCCTTCGCCTAGTGTTGAAAGCAGTTTGCAAAGCAATAACAATGACAAGAAAAAAGGTTAAACTTGCTTGGATAGCCAACAACACTAGCCGACGAGTTAGCCTCAAGAAAAGGAGGTTAGGCTTGGTGAAAAAAGTGATGGAGCTGACAACCCTGTGTGGTATAGAAGCTTGTCTTGTGATATATAGTCCTGACGAACAAGAGCCTGTGGTATGGCCATCTCAAGAGGAGGCGCGGCGACTTATCAAAAAGTTCTATCAAGTTCCTGAGATTGAACGCATTAAGAAAATGATGAACTTGGAGACCTATATCAAAGAGAAGGTTTTCATGTTGCAAGATCAACTTAAGAAGATGAACAggaaaaatatgaaagtttaGGTGAGGCAACTCATGCTCCAAATAGAACAAGGCAAGATGGTCGATGAATTTAATGTTAATGAACTTGATTGCTTGATTTGGTATATGGAAACGATGAGGATTGCTACAAGGAAACATACTGAATACTATCAACCAGTTCCTTTTTCTTCAGCAGCTTCCATTCAAGGAGTTGACCCTCTACCACCACCAGCCCAAGGCCCTAAAATTGGAGATCAAATCGGCAATGCTAATGCTATGATTAGAAGTGGAGCTAGTAGCAAGATATCAAGATTTCAAGTGGAAGGGATTCCAGGACTCCCATATAGTAGTGCTGGTGACTCAAGTCTTGCACCTCACCTATGGGTGCTAGAACCTTCATATGGTGCTAGCTCAAGTGTTGTTGCAGAACAAGGAATGCCAAGGCCTCCATTTGGTGTGGGTAGCTCCTCAAATGTTGTTGCTAATGGCTTGGGGTTGCCAAG
This genomic window from Gossypium raimondii isolate GPD5lz chromosome 10, ASM2569854v1, whole genome shotgun sequence contains:
- the LOC105775489 gene encoding agamous-like MADS-box protein AGL80, with the protein product MTRKKVKLAWIANNTSRRVSLKKRRLGLVKKVMELTTLCGIEACLVIYSPDEQEPVVWPSQEEARRLIKKFYQVPEIERIKKMMNLETYIKEKVFMLQDQLKKMNRKNMKV